In Deltaproteobacteria bacterium, the genomic window TTATCTGAGATGAAGTCAACCTTTCAGGCGGTTCCATCCACATCCGCCCGCCTCCCATGCCGCAACAATCACTCAGCTTTTTGCTGTTTTCTATTTCTTTGAAGACAACACCTGGAATACGCTCGATAAGTTTCCGAGGGGCATCAAAGACATCGCTGTGTCTTCCCAAATAGCAGGGATCGTGATAGGTGACCTTTTTATCTATTCTTGTTGATAGCTTCAACCTACCTTGATCCAGCATATCATTAAGGAACTGAGTATAATGCTGAACTTTTAACCCATTACCGCCGTCAGGATACTCTTTGGTAAACGTATAAAAACTGTGGGGATCTCCTGTGACAATATGGCGAATCCCCGCTTCCTCGAACATCGCCATGTTGTTCTCTGCCAGATACTCACCAAGCCCGTTCTCGCCCATTCTTCGAGCTTCATGGCCTGAGCAGACTTCATTCTCCAAAATTCCAAATTTAATGTTTGCCTTTTTGAGAGTTTTACTGAGGCTTTTCGATATCTTCTGACCATACGGGTCATATGACGAGGCGCATCCTACAAAATATAACACATCTACTTGATTGTCTTGTGAGGCAAACGGTATGTCAAGCCCATTGGCCCACTTGGTTCTTTCGTGAGAGGGGTTCCCCCACGGATTGCCGCGAACATACATATTTTTCAACACGGTCGCCTGCTCAGGCATGGGTCCCGCCATCTTTTCCACCAGCAGGTACTCCCGAGTTTTCTCAATCAGTTCACGAAGCGGAAGGGCACGCGAAACCTTTGTGCACATTACTTCGCATTTCCCGCAGGTTGTACACGAATAGACCA contains:
- a CDS encoding (Fe-S)-binding protein; protein product: MKEDTLQESIEKGVTEALNACMKCHLCNLFCPLVSSRVTQGSFGINRAIYYGMKWNEFSDSLRDLVYSCTTCGKCEVMCTKVSRALPLRELIEKTREYLLVEKMAGPMPEQATVLKNMYVRGNPWGNPSHERTKWANGLDIPFASQDNQVDVLYFVGCASSYDPYGQKISKSLSKTLKKANIKFGILENEVCSGHEARRMGENGLGEYLAENNMAMFEEAGIRHIVTGDPHSFYTFTKEYPDGGNGLKVQHYTQFLNDMLDQGRLKLSTRIDKKVTYHDPCYLGRHSDVFDAPRKLIERIPGVVFKEIENSKKLSDCCGMGGGRMWMEPPERLTSSQIISERRIQQALDTGAEILLTACPFCNITLNDAVKSMGKEDTIEVMDITALISMAL